From Medicago truncatula cultivar Jemalong A17 chromosome 7, MtrunA17r5.0-ANR, whole genome shotgun sequence, a single genomic window includes:
- the LOC25499575 gene encoding rho GTPase-activating protein 2 — protein sequence MRGPVMVSGGCGGVKGRRGSRDGSEEVSPAALMLAALKKSMVACSVESPDDVISAVHHPMEIGWPTNVKHVNHVTFDRFNGFLGLPLELEVHVPAPVPSASVSVFGVSAESMQCSYDSKGNSVPTILLLMQERLYSQGGLKAEGIFRINPENGEEEHLREQLNSGIVPNDIDVHCLAGLIKAWFRELPSGVLDGLSPEEVLECNTEEESVELVKQLKPVESALLNWAVDLMADVVVEEECNKMDARNIAMVFAPNMTQMSDPLTALMHAVQVMNLLKTLILKTLRDREETATAEYSSMSSHSSDEYDSQQEMYTSGELKRTKLDYDDHVDYSHNIEEAASALSEIEECFLEQLDDVQTKRFTKEKPAEHLQEELESPTKTEDSCLSSSYRNGSTTTEGSNADTSSPSIESKNTNDVEMVDKFSDSISLLPLFASN from the exons atgagagGACCAGTGATGGTAAGTGGTGGATGCGGTGGTGTGAAGGGAAGAAGAGGAAGCCGAGACGGCAGCGAAGAAGTGTCGCCGGCAGCGTTAATGTTAGCTGCTTTGAAGAAATCAATGGTGGCCTGTAGTGTGGAGAGTCCTGATGATGTAATCTCCGCCGTTCATCATCCAATGGAGATTGGATGGCCTACAAATGTTAAGCATGTTAACCATGTCACGTTTGATCGTTTCAATGGGTTTTTGGGTCTTCCTCTTGAGCTTGAGGTTCATGTTCCTGCTCCTGTTCCTAGTGCTAG TGTTAGTGTGTTTGGTGTCTCAGCAGAATCAATGCAATGTTCTTATGATTCAAAAGGAAACAGTGTCCCCACTATTCTGTTACTGATGCAGGAGAGGTTATACTCACAGGGAGGATTAAAG GCTGAAGGAATATTTCGTATAAATCCAGAAAATGGCGAAGAGGAACATTTGAGGGAGCAATTGAATAGTGGCATTGTGCCAAATGACATTGATGTTCATTGCTTGGCTGGCTTAATTAAAGCATGGTTTAGGGAACTTCCTTCAGGAGTGTTAGATGGACTTTCACCTGAGGAAGTTCTTGAATGCAACACTGAAGAAGAATCTGTTGAGCTTGTGAAGCAGCTGAAACCAGTTGAATCAGCTTTGCTTAATTGGGCTGTTGATCTTATGGCTGATGTTGTAGTTGAAGAGGAGTGTAACAAAATGGATGCTAGAAATATTGCTATGGTTTTTGCTCCAAATATGACTCAG ATGTCCGATCCACTAACTGCTCTAATGCATGCGGTCCAAGTGATGAATTTACTGAAAACACTGATACTGAAGACACTCCGAGACCGCGAAGAAACAGCAACAGCAGAATATTCATCCATGTCATCTCATTCATCAGATGAATATGACAGTCAACAAGAAATGTATACTAGCGGTGAATTGAAAAGAACCAAGTTAGATTATGATGATCATGTTGACTACAGCCACAACATTGAAGAAGCTGCATCTGCTCTCAGCGAGATAGAAGAATGCTTCTTAGAACAATTGGATGATGTTCAGACAAAACGattcacaaaagaaaaacctGCAGAGCATTTGCAAGAAGAGTTAGAGAGTCCTACCAAAACTGAGGATTCCTGTCTGAGTTCTAGTTATAGAAACGGCTCGACAACAACTGAGGGATCAAATGCTGACACAAGTAGTCCATCAATAGAAAGTAAAAACACCAATGATGTGGAGATGGTAGATAAATTTAGTGATTCTATTTCACTCTTGCCTTTGTTTGCATCTAATTAA
- the LOC25499576 gene encoding secreted acidic protein 2, which yields MDIKDPYEYHKIPSYMLVEATGDSEVDSNDPTFDEFGYEIGCADDDDDDAQSCCHDNAAEFKGYESLNDEDDDEDVKKKKQKGNVHGDSYCEDDEMQEENNYKSFVSDDSSSDQEFVDEKEKNRLFWEACLAS from the coding sequence ATGGACATAAAAGATCCTTATGAATATCATAAGATTCCTTCTTATATGCTTGTTGAGGCCACTGGTGATTCTGAAGTTGATTCTAATGATCCAACTTTTGATGAATTTGGTTATGAAATTGGTTGtgcagatgatgatgatgatgatgctcAATCTTGTTGCCATGATAATGCTGCTGAATTCAAGGGATATGAGTCTttgaatgatgaagatgatgacgaagatgtgaagaagaagaagcaaaaaGGTAATGTTCATGGTGATTCATATTGTGAAGATGATGAGATGCAAGAAGAGAACAACTACAAGTCTTTTGTGTCTGATGATTCTTCATCAGACCAAGAGTTTGTAGATGAGAAGGAAAAGAACAGGCTCTTTTGGGAAGCTTGTTTGGCATCTTGA